One genomic window of Paenibacillus xylanilyticus includes the following:
- a CDS encoding LacI family DNA-binding transcriptional regulator yields MITIKDIAKMAGVSPSTVSRVISNHPRISTETSLKVKQIMKELNYHPNIMAKSLVSKTTQTLGIMLPRPAEELFQNYFFGELLRGIITHATRMNYELLLTTETSSDNELHAISRLVHGRRVDGILLLGSKRDDPIISFLEEEKFPFVLIGRSEAHPDAPMVDNDNVQTAYDATQHLIAQGHTRIGFVSGPPDITLSHDRMQGYQRALAEAGLHTNNDWIVEGEFLQESGFRAMSLFMALPDRPTAIVVIDDNVAFGVLRALAELGYRVPEDISVVSFNNIALSELASPPLSSIDIGTYQLGYTAVQVLLKILNRETLPQNPVIIPHRLIVRESSLFSKSKPASI; encoded by the coding sequence ATGATTACGATCAAAGATATTGCCAAAATGGCGGGTGTCTCCCCTTCTACAGTTTCACGGGTGATCTCCAACCATCCCAGAATCAGCACCGAGACGTCTCTCAAAGTAAAGCAAATTATGAAAGAACTGAATTACCATCCCAATATCATGGCCAAGAGCCTTGTATCCAAGACGACCCAAACCCTTGGCATCATGCTTCCTCGTCCTGCAGAAGAATTGTTTCAGAACTACTTTTTCGGAGAACTGCTGCGAGGAATTATTACGCATGCCACCCGCATGAATTATGAACTGCTGCTAACCACCGAAACGTCATCAGACAATGAACTACATGCGATTTCCCGCCTGGTTCATGGACGGAGAGTGGATGGCATTCTGCTGTTAGGCTCCAAACGGGACGATCCAATCATCTCCTTTTTGGAAGAGGAAAAGTTCCCTTTCGTACTGATCGGACGCAGCGAGGCTCACCCTGACGCGCCCATGGTTGATAACGACAACGTACAGACAGCTTATGATGCAACCCAGCATTTGATCGCCCAAGGGCATACAAGAATTGGATTCGTCAGCGGCCCGCCGGACATTACGTTATCGCATGACCGCATGCAAGGATACCAAAGGGCACTTGCCGAAGCGGGACTTCATACCAATAACGACTGGATTGTGGAAGGAGAATTCCTGCAAGAGAGCGGATTCCGTGCCATGTCGTTGTTCATGGCCCTGCCCGACAGACCTACCGCCATCGTTGTAATTGATGATAATGTTGCTTTTGGCGTACTGAGAGCTCTTGCCGAACTTGGTTACCGTGTACCTGAGGATATTAGTGTGGTCAGCTTTAACAACATCGCCTTATCGGAACTGGCTTCTCCGCCTTTAAGCTCCATCGATATCGGAACCTACCAGCTTGGTTATACTGCTGTTCAAGTGTTGTTGAAAATTCTGAACAGGGAAACGCTGCCTCAGAATCCGGTCATTATTCCACATCGTTTAATTGTGCGCGAATCTTCTCTCTTTTCGAAGTCTAAACCGGCCTCCATTTAG
- a CDS encoding sugar ABC transporter substrate-binding protein, translating into MRKWQGATLSVIMAFTLAACSAGGGTNSPAAGGSENPEEVVELTAENLQPEEGATLVIWEDKNQQSFVEERARLFEEKYGVTVKMEELPPTDQVTKLTTDGPAGLAADVVVFPHDKIGSASEAGLILPNDVFEAETVANTSENALKAVTFKDILYGYPYSVETYALFYNKALYPEAPKNFEEIVSFAKTFNDVKSNKYALMWELQQFYYNYAFLASQGGYIFGDNGMNSEDLGLNNEGAQKGGEFLKTLKSEVLPLKMGDVNYDIKKGLFSSGKLAMDINGPWTIADYRNAGIDFGVAPLPAIDGKPMTSFSGVKAYYVNAFTQYPNAAKLFAAFLSNEEAQMTNFEMNGTLPANANVAADPKVQEDPINKAFLEQFNNSTPMPSLPAMDSVWGPITSAMTDIWDGGKDVKASLDNAVKQIQESLATVQ; encoded by the coding sequence ATGAGAAAATGGCAAGGGGCAACATTGTCTGTCATCATGGCCTTTACATTGGCCGCATGCTCGGCTGGTGGTGGAACGAACTCTCCGGCAGCGGGGGGAAGCGAGAATCCAGAGGAAGTTGTGGAGCTGACAGCCGAGAATCTTCAGCCGGAAGAAGGCGCAACTTTGGTTATCTGGGAAGATAAGAACCAACAGAGTTTTGTAGAGGAAAGAGCCAGGCTGTTTGAGGAAAAGTATGGTGTAACCGTGAAGATGGAGGAGCTGCCTCCTACCGATCAGGTAACCAAGCTGACAACGGACGGTCCGGCAGGACTCGCAGCAGATGTTGTTGTATTCCCGCATGACAAGATTGGAAGCGCTTCAGAAGCGGGGCTCATTTTGCCAAACGATGTATTTGAGGCAGAGACGGTAGCGAACACCAGCGAAAATGCGCTGAAGGCCGTTACGTTCAAGGACATTTTATATGGATATCCGTACAGCGTGGAAACGTACGCTCTCTTCTATAACAAGGCACTTTATCCGGAAGCGCCGAAGAATTTTGAGGAGATTGTCAGCTTCGCCAAAACCTTTAATGATGTGAAATCCAACAAATATGCCCTCATGTGGGAACTGCAGCAGTTCTATTACAATTATGCGTTCCTGGCTTCCCAAGGCGGCTATATTTTCGGGGATAACGGAATGAACAGCGAAGATCTTGGCCTGAATAACGAAGGAGCCCAGAAGGGCGGGGAGTTCCTGAAGACGCTGAAGTCGGAAGTGCTGCCGCTCAAGATGGGTGACGTGAACTATGATATCAAAAAAGGATTGTTCTCCAGCGGCAAACTGGCTATGGACATTAACGGTCCTTGGACGATTGCCGACTATCGCAATGCAGGTATTGATTTCGGTGTTGCACCGCTCCCGGCGATCGATGGCAAACCGATGACATCCTTTTCTGGCGTGAAAGCCTATTACGTCAATGCATTTACGCAATATCCGAATGCAGCCAAACTCTTTGCGGCTTTCCTCTCCAACGAAGAGGCCCAGATGACCAACTTTGAGATGAACGGCACGCTTCCTGCCAACGCCAACGTGGCAGCTGATCCGAAGGTACAGGAGGATCCAATCAACAAGGCGTTCCTTGAGCAGTTCAACAATTCGACGCCGATGCCTTCGCTTCCCGCGATGGATAGCGTTTGGGGCCCGATCACTTCAGCCATGACCGATATCTGGGATGGCGGCAAGGATGTGAAGGCGTCGCTGGACAACGCCGTGAAGCAGATCCAGGAGAGTCTTGCAACGGTTCAATAA
- a CDS encoding sugar ABC transporter permease: MKQQHVPVSAPQSREKQHRMTAAILSIILQGLGQLYNRQWIKGICLLLLEGAGLAYLLPRLSQAVWGIWTLGENTQRFVKVNGSTVLQRGDHSIFLLLEGIIVLLVFFVFIIVYILNIRDAYLTGLAREEGKKTLGAAASLRNMVDKNFPYLFLSIPALGVLFFTIMPILFTITLAFTNYSAPDHIPPAKLVDWVGFKTFSDLIQLKSWSHTFYGVLTWTVIWAVLATVTTYFGGVLVALLIEQRGIRFKKLWRTIFILPYAIPQIISLLLMRNLFNGQFGPINTYMRAFGLEGLPWLTDPFWAKVTVIVVNMWIGIPVSMVLILGVLTAIPRDLYEAAEVDGASAFQKFRIITMPFILFATTPVLIMQFAGNFNNFNVIFLLTNGNPLRGDYQYAGATDLLVTWLYKLTLDNNKYNMASAVGIIIFIIIASFSIWNFRRSKSFKEEDMIQ; encoded by the coding sequence ATGAAACAGCAGCATGTCCCGGTGTCTGCTCCGCAGAGCAGGGAAAAGCAGCACCGGATGACAGCGGCCATATTGTCCATCATACTGCAGGGTCTAGGACAGCTGTACAACCGGCAATGGATCAAGGGAATTTGCCTACTGTTACTGGAGGGGGCAGGTCTTGCTTACCTGCTTCCCCGCCTGTCACAGGCCGTATGGGGAATATGGACACTGGGGGAAAATACGCAGCGTTTTGTCAAAGTGAATGGGTCTACGGTGCTTCAGCGGGGCGACCATTCAATCTTTTTACTGTTAGAAGGAATTATTGTGCTGCTCGTGTTTTTTGTGTTCATCATTGTCTACATCCTGAACATCCGTGATGCGTACCTTACGGGACTTGCGAGGGAGGAAGGAAAGAAAACACTGGGAGCGGCAGCTTCACTCCGTAATATGGTGGACAAAAACTTTCCGTATCTGTTTTTGTCCATTCCGGCTCTGGGGGTGCTGTTCTTCACGATCATGCCGATCCTGTTTACGATCACCCTCGCGTTTACCAACTACTCGGCACCGGATCATATTCCGCCTGCCAAGCTCGTGGATTGGGTAGGGTTCAAGACATTTAGCGACCTGATTCAGCTCAAATCATGGAGTCACACCTTTTATGGGGTATTAACGTGGACAGTTATATGGGCGGTACTAGCCACAGTAACCACTTATTTTGGCGGGGTACTTGTAGCACTGCTGATTGAGCAGCGAGGCATCCGGTTCAAAAAGCTGTGGCGGACGATCTTCATTCTCCCTTATGCCATACCACAGATCATTTCCTTGCTGCTCATGCGGAACCTGTTCAATGGTCAATTCGGTCCAATTAATACGTATATGAGAGCTTTTGGGCTGGAGGGACTGCCCTGGCTGACCGATCCGTTCTGGGCCAAGGTCACGGTTATTGTTGTTAACATGTGGATCGGTATTCCGGTCAGCATGGTGCTGATCCTTGGCGTTCTGACAGCGATTCCACGTGATCTGTATGAGGCCGCTGAAGTGGATGGAGCATCCGCATTCCAGAAATTCCGGATCATCACGATGCCATTCATCCTTTTTGCAACAACTCCGGTGCTTATCATGCAATTTGCTGGCAACTTCAACAATTTCAATGTCATATTCCTGCTGACCAACGGTAATCCGTTACGCGGAGATTACCAGTATGCGGGAGCAACAGACCTGCTGGTGACCTGGCTCTACAAGCTTACGCTGGACAACAACAAATACAACATGGCTTCAGCGGTGGGCATCATCATCTTCATTATTATCGCGTCGTTTTCCATCTGGAATTTCCGTCGCTCCAAATCGTTTAAGGAGGAGGACATGATTCAATGA
- a CDS encoding sugar ABC transporter permease: MKKRNNPLRLTLSYVLLIIIAVVSVYPVLWIFLSSLRPGAALFSERLWPEAFTLSHYGELFNNPSFMYGRWYLNTLKIAFFTMIFSTLMVTLGMYALSRFRFRGRQTILSTMLILGMFPSFMSMIAIYIILLQIKLLDTHAALILVYSSGAVLGGFIVKGFFDTIPRSLDEAARIDGASHLRVFTSIILPLSKPMLTYVALTSFTGAWMDFIFARLVLRTKENWTLAVGMWDLVNRYQDSNFTMFAAGAVLIAIPITLLFVFLQRFLVQGLTTGASKG; this comes from the coding sequence ATGAAGAAACGCAATAATCCGCTGCGGCTAACGCTTAGTTATGTGCTGCTGATCATCATTGCCGTGGTCTCTGTCTATCCGGTGTTGTGGATCTTTCTCTCTTCCCTGCGACCTGGCGCGGCACTGTTCAGCGAGCGCTTGTGGCCTGAAGCCTTTACCTTGTCCCACTATGGCGAATTGTTCAACAATCCGTCCTTCATGTATGGCAGGTGGTATCTGAACACGCTGAAAATTGCCTTTTTCACCATGATCTTCTCCACGCTCATGGTGACGCTCGGGATGTATGCCCTATCCCGTTTCCGGTTTCGCGGGCGGCAGACGATTCTCTCCACCATGCTGATTCTCGGCATGTTCCCGAGCTTTATGAGTATGATCGCGATCTATATCATTTTGCTGCAGATCAAACTGCTCGATACGCATGCCGCGTTGATTCTGGTGTATTCTTCCGGTGCGGTACTCGGCGGATTTATCGTCAAAGGATTCTTCGATACGATTCCGCGCAGTCTGGATGAGGCAGCACGCATTGATGGTGCGAGTCATCTGAGGGTGTTCACCAGCATCATCCTCCCGTTATCCAAACCGATGCTGACCTATGTGGCGCTAACCAGCTTCACTGGCGCATGGATGGATTTCATCTTCGCCCGGCTTGTTCTGCGGACGAAGGAGAACTGGACGCTTGCAGTAGGTATGTGGGATCTGGTCAACCGTTACCAGGATAGTAACTTCACCATGTTTGCCGCAGGGGCCGTGCTGATCGCAATTCCAATTACGCTGCTGTTCGTGTTCCTCCAGCGCTTCCTGGTCCAGGGACTCACAACAGGTGCTTCCAAAGGATAA
- a CDS encoding MFS transporter: MGIIPSTEPEAIGYEDGQAVLREENKVPPKLWQHVTFRRILYGYGISVFGDCFNGIAISLWVLQTTGSAKSMAAVQICNMAVSFLFGSLAGTVADRLDRRKLMLTSDVFRGVMAICIAIGLFGLHVPFPVLLLMLSLSMFSSLFQAPAFHASVASMVGREHIQQATGAIHLVDNLARISGLAAAGVAVAAFGGFVAILITGATFLLSAVCVLMAGRFPEVRRSGDKQATFVQEWRGSFSYIYRSPLIRSIVLLNPLLILFFMSAMMLVQVMAVKVWDADPVQFGLIETCIPLGYMIGSGVLIASGKRMKRRGRWVFIGLLVLGPLYILLSQVTSPMMALPLIMGGGAMFACCTMLTQIMLRTAVPDELQGRIYGVVGTITSTAPILGLTVVSVMADQWGAAAVLEGLGMLLLATGILAATTLKSIRAYR; this comes from the coding sequence ATGGGAATAATACCGTCCACTGAGCCCGAGGCGATTGGATATGAAGATGGACAAGCCGTGCTGCGCGAAGAAAACAAGGTTCCGCCAAAGCTCTGGCAGCATGTCACTTTCCGCAGGATTTTATACGGCTACGGCATCTCTGTGTTTGGAGACTGCTTTAACGGTATTGCCATTAGTCTATGGGTGCTCCAGACGACGGGAAGTGCCAAGAGCATGGCTGCCGTTCAAATCTGCAACATGGCGGTCAGTTTTTTGTTCGGATCACTGGCTGGTACGGTTGCTGATCGGTTGGATCGCCGGAAGCTGATGCTGACCTCGGATGTATTTCGGGGCGTGATGGCTATATGTATCGCGATTGGTTTGTTTGGGCTGCATGTACCATTTCCTGTGCTGCTGCTGATGCTATCGCTTTCCATGTTCTCCAGCCTGTTTCAGGCGCCTGCATTCCACGCGTCCGTGGCAAGCATGGTGGGCAGGGAGCATATTCAGCAAGCTACGGGGGCCATTCATCTGGTGGATAACCTGGCCCGAATCAGCGGACTCGCGGCAGCCGGAGTCGCCGTTGCCGCCTTTGGTGGATTTGTCGCCATATTGATTACAGGAGCTACCTTTCTTCTGTCGGCGGTATGTGTGCTGATGGCCGGCCGTTTCCCGGAGGTAAGGCGATCGGGCGATAAGCAGGCCACTTTCGTTCAGGAATGGCGGGGATCATTCTCCTATATCTATCGCAGTCCACTAATTCGGTCGATTGTATTGCTTAATCCACTGCTGATTTTATTTTTTATGTCAGCCATGATGTTGGTTCAGGTGATGGCAGTCAAGGTATGGGATGCAGATCCCGTACAGTTTGGATTGATTGAAACCTGTATTCCGCTTGGTTATATGATTGGATCAGGAGTGTTGATCGCATCGGGGAAACGAATGAAGCGAAGAGGAAGATGGGTATTCATCGGTCTGCTGGTACTGGGGCCGCTATATATTCTCCTGTCCCAGGTAACTTCTCCCATGATGGCACTTCCGCTCATCATGGGCGGGGGAGCGATGTTTGCCTGCTGCACGATGCTCACCCAGATCATGCTAAGAACAGCGGTACCCGATGAGCTGCAGGGGAGAATTTATGGTGTTGTCGGTACAATTACAAGCACGGCGCCCATCCTGGGATTGACAGTTGTCTCGGTGATGGCTGATCAGTGGGGTGCAGCGGCGGTGCTGGAGGGACTCGGCATGCTGCTGCTCGCAACCGGAATCCTTGCGGCAACCACATTGAAGTCGATTCGAGCTTATCGATAA
- a CDS encoding alpha-amylase family glycosyl hydrolase, giving the protein MFQMAKRVLLSTTLTFSLLAGSALPFLPASAIYADADTAVTNKQNFSTDVIYQVFTDRFLDGNPSNNPTGAAFDGTCSNLKLYCGGDWQGLINKINDNYFSDLGVTALWISQPVENIFATINYGGVTNTAYHGYWARDFKKTNPYFGTMTDFQNLVTTAHAKGIKIIIDFAPNHTSPAMETDTSFAENGKLYDNGSLVGGYTNDTNGYFHHNGGSDFSTLENGIYKNLYDLADLNHNNSTIDTYFKDAIKLWLDMGVDGIRVDAVKHMPQGWQKNWMSSIYAHKPVFTFGEWFLGSAASDADNTDFANESGMSLLDFRFNSAVRNVFRDNTSNMYALDSMLTATAADYNQVSDQVTFIDNHDMDRFKTSAVNNRRLEQALAFTLTSRGVPAIYYGTEQYLTGNGDPDNRGKMPSFSKSTTAFNVISKLAPLRKSNPAIAYGSTQQRWINNDVYIYERKFGKSVAVVAVNRNLTTPTSITNLNTSLPSGTYTDVLGGVLNGNNITSSGGNISSFTLAAGATAVWQYTASETTPTIGHVGPVMGKPGNVVTIDGRGFGSAKGTVYFGTTAVTGSAITSWEDTQIKVTIPPVAGGDYAVKVAANGVNSNAYNDFTILSGDQVSVRFVINNATTALGENIYLTGNVSELGNWTTGAASIGPAFNQVIHAYPTWYYDVSVPAGKQLEFKFFKKNGATITWEGGSNHTFTTPTSGTATVTVNWQ; this is encoded by the coding sequence ATGTTTCAAATGGCCAAACGCGTTCTCCTTAGTACCACGCTAACGTTCAGCCTGCTTGCCGGCAGTGCATTGCCTTTCCTGCCTGCTTCCGCGATTTATGCCGATGCGGATACGGCTGTCACCAACAAGCAGAATTTCAGTACCGATGTCATCTATCAAGTTTTTACGGACCGGTTTCTGGATGGTAACCCATCCAACAACCCTACCGGGGCTGCCTTTGACGGCACATGCAGCAACCTGAAGCTGTACTGCGGCGGCGACTGGCAGGGGCTGATTAACAAAATCAATGACAACTATTTCAGTGACCTGGGTGTCACAGCCCTCTGGATCTCCCAGCCTGTCGAAAATATTTTCGCAACCATCAACTACGGTGGTGTAACCAACACTGCTTATCACGGCTATTGGGCACGGGATTTCAAGAAGACCAATCCGTATTTCGGGACCATGACCGATTTTCAGAATCTGGTAACCACCGCCCATGCTAAAGGCATTAAAATCATTATTGATTTCGCGCCAAACCATACGTCCCCTGCCATGGAAACCGATACCTCCTTCGCCGAGAACGGCAAACTGTACGATAACGGCAGCCTGGTTGGCGGGTACACCAATGATACGAATGGATATTTCCACCACAATGGCGGCTCCGATTTCTCCACGCTTGAGAATGGCATTTACAAAAACCTCTACGATCTGGCCGATCTGAATCACAATAACAGCACGATCGATACATATTTCAAAGACGCCATCAAGCTGTGGCTGGATATGGGCGTGGACGGCATCCGTGTCGATGCGGTCAAGCACATGCCTCAGGGCTGGCAGAAAAACTGGATGTCATCCATCTATGCGCACAAGCCGGTATTTACCTTCGGTGAATGGTTCCTAGGATCGGCTGCATCCGATGCGGATAACACGGATTTTGCCAATGAATCTGGTATGAGTCTGCTTGATTTCCGTTTCAATTCGGCTGTCCGCAACGTGTTCCGGGATAACACCTCCAACATGTACGCGCTGGATTCCATGCTTACTGCTACGGCAGCAGATTACAATCAGGTCAGTGACCAAGTCACTTTCATTGACAACCATGATATGGACCGCTTCAAAACAAGTGCGGTGAACAACCGCCGTCTGGAACAGGCGCTGGCCTTCACGCTGACCTCACGTGGCGTACCTGCCATCTACTATGGTACCGAGCAGTATCTGACCGGGAACGGCGACCCGGATAACCGGGGCAAAATGCCTTCCTTCTCCAAATCGACCACAGCATTCAACGTGATCAGCAAGCTGGCACCTCTGCGCAAATCCAACCCGGCAATTGCTTACGGTTCCACACAGCAGCGCTGGATCAACAATGATGTATATATCTATGAGCGCAAGTTTGGCAAAAGCGTTGCCGTTGTTGCCGTTAACCGTAATCTCACGACGCCAACCAGTATTACGAACCTGAATACGTCGCTTCCATCAGGAACATACACCGATGTGCTTGGCGGCGTGCTGAACGGAAACAACATCACGTCCAGTGGAGGCAATATTTCTTCCTTCACACTCGCAGCAGGAGCTACCGCTGTGTGGCAGTATACGGCAAGTGAAACGACGCCAACCATCGGTCACGTTGGCCCTGTAATGGGTAAACCAGGTAACGTCGTTACCATCGACGGACGCGGGTTCGGCTCTGCCAAAGGTACCGTCTACTTCGGTACAACAGCCGTTACGGGCTCTGCCATCACTTCTTGGGAAGACACTCAGATCAAAGTCACCATTCCACCAGTAGCAGGCGGTGACTATGCAGTGAAAGTCGCTGCCAATGGTGTGAACAGCAATGCCTATAACGATTTCACGATCCTAAGCGGCGATCAGGTCTCGGTTCGGTTCGTCATCAATAATGCCACAACTGCACTGGGTGAAAACATCTACCTGACGGGCAACGTGTCCGAACTGGGGAACTGGACCACAGGTGCGGCTTCCATTGGACCAGCTTTCAATCAGGTCATTCACGCCTACCCGACTTGGTATTATGACGTAAGTGTTCCAGCCGGGAAACAGCTGGAATTCAAGTTCTTCAAGAAGAATGGCGCTACCATTACGTGGGAAGGTGGATCCAATCACACCTTTACAACACCGACCAGCGGTACTGCCACAGTAACGGTAAACTGGCAATAA
- a CDS encoding alpha/beta hydrolase yields the protein MSTHSVIECLEGIHASQLGNVRNIYVYLPPGYQEHTDRHYPVLYVHAGQRAFGPSGPGNETWYMDRAVDELIVSGRIEPLIMVGIAHVRPVTHNEFYHFIAPEREAISVGCSGVAYEHFIIHELKPLIDHRYRTLPDKSNTGLLGSSAAALCTLHMGMRNPEVFGKLVMMSPFLVDVQLDEMSDSGLLEEAMYHLPDEVPDVQMWMDIGDAEGLFLPSQVRRVAHELLEGGIRTRDSLAFLEQLEACHQESDWGARVDLPLLYMFGEVGQPVALEMQGRETIGLSGGMNTCINARLHYDSGWVESLLEGSYSSSDPHVLQVRPNGELVPVGPGSALITLTVEELSTTRQYTVIPELSARVEVCICAEVEHEEEPAESIYGGMGMKLVRTGTGRYEGCYLVPRDSGFSFRFTRGFRRFETDKNGMPVANRVIRATDNMSVHYRIQSWGSSTAKAGTGGK from the coding sequence TTGAGCACGCATTCGGTCATAGAATGTCTGGAAGGTATTCATGCGTCACAGCTGGGCAATGTCCGCAACATTTATGTGTACCTCCCGCCAGGTTATCAGGAGCATACGGATCGCCATTATCCTGTTCTGTATGTTCATGCTGGGCAGCGGGCTTTTGGTCCATCCGGACCCGGCAATGAAACGTGGTATATGGATCGAGCGGTGGATGAGCTGATTGTCTCCGGGCGGATCGAGCCACTGATTATGGTTGGCATTGCGCATGTCCGTCCGGTGACGCACAACGAGTTCTATCACTTCATTGCACCCGAGAGAGAAGCGATCAGCGTGGGTTGTTCAGGGGTCGCATACGAGCATTTCATCATTCATGAACTGAAGCCCCTGATCGACCATCGATACCGTACGCTTCCGGACAAGTCCAATACAGGGCTGCTCGGTTCATCAGCAGCGGCACTCTGTACACTCCATATGGGCATGCGGAATCCGGAGGTATTCGGAAAACTGGTCATGATGTCGCCGTTTTTGGTAGATGTGCAGCTGGATGAAATGTCGGACAGCGGTCTGTTGGAAGAAGCCATGTATCACTTGCCGGATGAGGTGCCAGACGTGCAAATGTGGATGGACATTGGGGATGCAGAAGGACTCTTCCTGCCCTCCCAGGTAAGAAGGGTTGCTCATGAATTACTTGAGGGAGGGATCAGAACTCGGGATAGCCTGGCTTTTCTGGAGCAACTGGAGGCCTGTCATCAGGAATCGGATTGGGGAGCGCGTGTCGACCTTCCGTTACTATACATGTTCGGCGAAGTAGGCCAACCTGTGGCGTTGGAAATGCAAGGCAGAGAGACCATTGGTTTATCCGGTGGAATGAACACGTGCATTAATGCACGGCTTCACTATGATAGCGGATGGGTAGAGAGCCTGCTCGAAGGGAGCTATTCATCAAGTGATCCACATGTGCTTCAAGTACGGCCGAATGGTGAATTGGTGCCTGTTGGCCCAGGCAGTGCGCTCATCACCCTGACCGTAGAAGAGTTATCAACGACTCGTCAGTATACCGTTATTCCTGAACTCTCTGCTCGCGTTGAGGTATGTATCTGTGCCGAAGTAGAACATGAAGAGGAACCAGCTGAATCCATATATGGAGGGATGGGCATGAAGCTGGTTCGGACGGGAACGGGGCGTTATGAAGGCTGTTACCTTGTTCCGCGCGACAGCGGTTTTTCCTTCCGGTTCACACGTGGTTTCCGGCGTTTTGAGACGGATAAAAATGGCATGCCAGTAGCCAATCGGGTCATTCGGGCAACAGATAACATGTCAGTACATTACCGCATCCAGTCTTGGGGCAGTTCAACTGCCAAAGCGGGAACAGGAGGCAAGTGA